In Chroicocephalus ridibundus chromosome 4, bChrRid1.1, whole genome shotgun sequence, one genomic interval encodes:
- the CDKN3 gene encoding cyclin-dependent kinase inhibitor 3 isoform X2 — MARLPCAVPVGGFDSSDEEAPEEDPRPLPISWLSLSPVYSSKFLGLCSLPGCRFKDVRRNLQKDIEELKNYGTQDIFVLCTRGELLKYRVPNLIDTYQQHGICVHHYPIPDGDAPDIAKCCKILEELRSCLESNRKTIVHCYGGLGRSCLVAACLLLQLSDTLAPQQAIDSLRNLRGSGAIQTIKQYNYLHDFRENLAAHLATKETVLRSVSR, encoded by the exons ATGGCGAGGCTG CCCTGCGCCGTGCCAGTGGGCGGCTTCGACTCCTCTGACGAAGAGGCCCCTGAGGAGGACCCGAGGCCGCTCCCCATCTCCTG GCTGTCTTTGTCTCCTGTCTACTCTTCTAAATTCCTGGGACTGTGTTCCCTTCCAG GTTGCAGGTTTAAGGATGTTAGAAGAAATCTTCAGAAAGATATAG AAGAACTAAAGAACTATGGGACCCAGGATATATTTGTGCTTTGTACCAGAGGGGAGCTCTTAAAATACCGAGTACCAAACCTTATAGATACCTACCAACAGCACGGGATCTGTGTGCACCACTATCCTATTCCTGACGGGGATGCTCCTGACATTGCCAAGTGCTGCAAAATTCTGGAAGAGCTCAGAAGCTGCCTGGAAAGTAACCGGAAAACAATTGTACA ctgtTATGGTGGCCTCGGACGCTCGTGTCTTG TAGCTGCGTGTCTCCTGCTTCAGCTTTCGGACACGCTGGCACCTCAGCAAGCGATAGACAGCCTCAGGAATTTGAGAGGATCTGGGGCGATACAGACCATCAAG caGTACAATTACCTCCATGACTTTCGAGAGAACCTAGCTGCACACCTGGCAACAAAGGAGACGGTACTAAGATCGGTATCGCGCTAA
- the CDKN3 gene encoding cyclin-dependent kinase inhibitor 3 isoform X1 — MARLPCAVPVGGFDSSDEEAPEEDPRPLPISWLSLSPVYSSKFLGLCSLPGCRFKDVRRNLQKDIEELKNYGTQDIFVLCTRGELLKYRVPNLIDTYQQHGICVHHYPIPDGDAPDIAKCCKILEELRSCLESNRKTIVHCYGGLGRSCLVAACLLLQLSDTLAPQQAIDSLRNLRGSGAIQTIKVMRLQQVTHAWKQERRARTVLSSTTQRNLSGSEVLHSWCCCCSLGFELLLAFCFHAASCPSTDFNSCSPSLLLTTINNVAFSSLSLPITH, encoded by the exons ATGGCGAGGCTG CCCTGCGCCGTGCCAGTGGGCGGCTTCGACTCCTCTGACGAAGAGGCCCCTGAGGAGGACCCGAGGCCGCTCCCCATCTCCTG GCTGTCTTTGTCTCCTGTCTACTCTTCTAAATTCCTGGGACTGTGTTCCCTTCCAG GTTGCAGGTTTAAGGATGTTAGAAGAAATCTTCAGAAAGATATAG AAGAACTAAAGAACTATGGGACCCAGGATATATTTGTGCTTTGTACCAGAGGGGAGCTCTTAAAATACCGAGTACCAAACCTTATAGATACCTACCAACAGCACGGGATCTGTGTGCACCACTATCCTATTCCTGACGGGGATGCTCCTGACATTGCCAAGTGCTGCAAAATTCTGGAAGAGCTCAGAAGCTGCCTGGAAAGTAACCGGAAAACAATTGTACA ctgtTATGGTGGCCTCGGACGCTCGTGTCTTG TAGCTGCGTGTCTCCTGCTTCAGCTTTCGGACACGCTGGCACCTCAGCAAGCGATAGACAGCCTCAGGAATTTGAGAGGATCTGGGGCGATACAGACCATCAAGGTAATGAGGCTACAGCAGGTAACACATGCGTGGAAACAAGAGCGGAGAGCTCGCACCGTCCTCTCCTCCACCACACAAAGGAATCTCTCTGGCTCTGAGGTGCTCcacagctggtgctgctgctgctcccttggGTTTGAGCTGCTTCTCGCTTTCTGCTTTCATGCTGCTTCTTGTCCTTCTACCGATTTCAACAGctgttctccctctctgctcctcaccaCCATAAATAACGTTGCTTTCTCCTCCTTATCCCTGCCCATCACTCACTGA
- the CNIH1 gene encoding protein cornichon homolog 1 isoform X1, protein MAFTFAAFCYMLALLLTAALIFFAIWHIIAFDELKTDYKNPIDQCNTLNPTVEKVKKIKRVKIALKLVLPEYLIHAFFCVMFLCAAEWLTLGLNMPLLAYHIWRYMSRPVMSGPGLYDPTTIMNADILAYCQKEGWCKLAFYLLSFFYYLYGMIYVLVSS, encoded by the exons ATGGCCTTCACCTTCGCCGCCTTCTGCTACATGCTGGCGCTGCTGCTCACCGCCGCCCTCATCTTCTTCGCCATCTGGCAT attatagcATTTGATGAACTGAAGACCGACTACAAGAACCCCATAGACCAATGTAATACACTCAATCCT ACAGTTGAAAAGGTCAAAAAGATTAAAAGAGTCAAAATTGCATTAAAG cttgtACTTCCAGAGTACCTCATCCATGCATTCTTCTGTGTTATGTTTCTCTGTGCAGCAGAGTGGCTTACACTGGGTCTCAATATGCCTTTGTTGGCTTATCATATTTGGAG GTACATGAGTAGACCTGTGATGAGTGGCCCTGGTCTGTATGATCCTACAACCATCATGAATGCAGATATTTTAGCCTATTGCCAGAAAGAAGGATGGTGCAAATTAGCATTCTACCTTCTATCATTTTTTTACTACCTATATGG catgATTTACGTTCTGGTGAGCTCTTAA
- the CNIH1 gene encoding protein cornichon homolog 1 isoform X2 — translation MAFTFAAFCYMLALLLTAALIFFAIWHIIAFDELKTDYKNPIDQCNTLNPLVLPEYLIHAFFCVMFLCAAEWLTLGLNMPLLAYHIWRYMSRPVMSGPGLYDPTTIMNADILAYCQKEGWCKLAFYLLSFFYYLYGMIYVLVSS, via the exons ATGGCCTTCACCTTCGCCGCCTTCTGCTACATGCTGGCGCTGCTGCTCACCGCCGCCCTCATCTTCTTCGCCATCTGGCAT attatagcATTTGATGAACTGAAGACCGACTACAAGAACCCCATAGACCAATGTAATACACTCAATCCT cttgtACTTCCAGAGTACCTCATCCATGCATTCTTCTGTGTTATGTTTCTCTGTGCAGCAGAGTGGCTTACACTGGGTCTCAATATGCCTTTGTTGGCTTATCATATTTGGAG GTACATGAGTAGACCTGTGATGAGTGGCCCTGGTCTGTATGATCCTACAACCATCATGAATGCAGATATTTTAGCCTATTGCCAGAAAGAAGGATGGTGCAAATTAGCATTCTACCTTCTATCATTTTTTTACTACCTATATGG catgATTTACGTTCTGGTGAGCTCTTAA